In the Micromonospora narathiwatensis genome, one interval contains:
- a CDS encoding phytoene desaturase family protein translates to MNPSGTADAVVVGAGHNGLVAANLLADAGWEVLVLEATQVPGGAIRSAEVTAPGYLSDLYSSFYPLGYASPVLRGLDLDRYGLAWAHAPDVLAHLFPDGRAAVINRDVDVTAASLAAFAPADGDRWRQAYADWCRVAEPMLDAITTPFPPVRSGLTLLRRLHVSGALRLGRRLVVPVRMLGDELFEGEGGPALLAGCALHTDLSPEEAGSGVYGWLLTMLGQQVGWPVPVGGAQKITDALVARLVERGGRIDYGARVDRVLVARGRAMGVRTAGGATWRARRAVLADVPAPALYLDLVGAAALPPRLVEDLAHFRWDGSTLKVDWALSAPVPWRNRALAGVGTVHLGADLNGLTTYSAALARREVPRDPFLLVGQMSVADPSHSPAGTESLWSYTHLPFRRHWRSEEIAAHLERMEEVLEAAAPGFRSLIVGRHVAGPADLEAGDPSLVGGAIGGGTSAAYQQLFLRPIPGLGRADTPVDRLFLASSSAHPGGGVHGAPGANAARAALARDRALTGGLYAGAIGAAHRTIYR, encoded by the coding sequence GCCCGGCGGGGCGATCCGCTCCGCCGAGGTCACCGCCCCCGGCTACCTCAGCGATCTCTACAGCTCCTTCTACCCCCTCGGGTACGCCTCACCGGTGCTGCGCGGGCTCGACCTCGACCGGTACGGGCTGGCCTGGGCGCACGCCCCGGACGTGCTGGCCCACCTGTTCCCGGACGGGCGGGCTGCGGTGATCAACCGGGACGTGGACGTCACCGCGGCCTCGCTGGCGGCGTTCGCCCCCGCCGACGGGGACCGCTGGCGGCAGGCGTACGCCGACTGGTGTCGGGTGGCCGAGCCGATGCTGGACGCCATCACCACCCCCTTCCCGCCGGTCCGCAGCGGGCTGACCCTGCTGCGCCGGCTGCACGTGTCCGGCGCGTTACGGCTGGGTCGGCGGCTGGTGGTGCCGGTACGCATGCTCGGCGACGAGCTCTTCGAGGGCGAGGGCGGGCCGGCGCTGCTCGCCGGGTGCGCGCTGCACACCGACCTGTCGCCCGAGGAGGCCGGCTCCGGGGTGTACGGGTGGCTGCTGACCATGCTCGGCCAGCAGGTGGGTTGGCCGGTGCCGGTCGGCGGTGCCCAGAAGATCACCGACGCGCTGGTGGCCCGGCTGGTCGAGCGGGGTGGCCGGATCGACTACGGCGCCCGGGTCGACCGGGTGCTCGTCGCCCGGGGCCGGGCGATGGGAGTGCGTACCGCCGGCGGCGCCACCTGGCGCGCCCGCCGGGCGGTGCTGGCCGACGTGCCCGCCCCGGCGCTCTACCTGGACCTGGTCGGCGCCGCGGCGCTGCCGCCCCGGCTGGTCGAGGATCTGGCCCACTTCCGGTGGGACGGCTCCACGCTGAAGGTGGACTGGGCGCTGTCCGCGCCGGTGCCGTGGCGGAACCGCGCCCTGGCGGGCGTCGGCACCGTGCACCTCGGCGCCGACCTGAACGGCCTCACCACGTACTCGGCGGCGTTGGCCCGGCGGGAGGTGCCACGGGACCCGTTCCTGCTGGTGGGGCAGATGTCGGTGGCTGACCCGAGCCACTCGCCGGCGGGCACCGAGTCGCTCTGGTCGTACACCCACCTGCCGTTCCGCCGGCACTGGCGGTCCGAGGAGATCGCCGCCCACCTGGAGCGGATGGAGGAGGTGCTGGAGGCGGCCGCCCCCGGCTTCCGCTCGCTGATCGTCGGGCGACACGTGGCCGGTCCGGCCGACCTGGAGGCCGGCGACCCGAGCCTGGTCGGCGGTGCCATCGGCGGCGGCACCTCGGCCGCGTACCAGCAGCTTTTCCTGCGGCCGATTCCCGGCCTTGGACGGGCGGACACCCCGGTCGACCGGCTCTTCCTGGCCAGCTCGTCGGCGCATCCGGGCGGCGGGGTGCACGGGGCGCCCGGCGCGAACGCCGCGCGGGCGGCCCTCGCCCGGGACCGCGCACTCACCGGCGGGCTGTACGCGGGCGCGATCGGCGCGGCGCACCGGACGATCTACCGCTGA
- a CDS encoding polyprenol monophosphomannose synthase — MIEPVQLPSPWRDARLTVVVPTYNEAGNLPVLVERLLALPLPGLKVLVADDNSPDGTGEVADKLAIEHPDRVLVAHRPGKEGLGRAYVDGIGRALDGGADFVAQMDADLSHPPEALPGMLGALLSTQASVVIGSRYVPGGELDENWPLYRRALSGWANLYVHTLLRVRIRDLTAGFKIWQADALRDIGLERVQSNGYSFQVEMHYLATKLGHTILEVPIRFEERRDGASKMTTATKIESALMPFRLRSRHRNLES; from the coding sequence ATGATCGAACCCGTGCAGTTGCCCTCGCCGTGGCGCGACGCACGCCTGACCGTCGTCGTTCCGACCTACAACGAGGCGGGCAACCTTCCGGTGCTGGTCGAGCGCCTTCTCGCTCTGCCGCTGCCCGGGTTGAAGGTGCTCGTCGCGGACGACAACTCCCCGGACGGGACGGGCGAGGTCGCCGACAAACTGGCCATCGAGCACCCCGACCGGGTGCTGGTGGCGCACCGCCCGGGCAAGGAGGGGCTCGGCCGGGCGTACGTGGACGGGATCGGGCGGGCGCTCGACGGCGGCGCGGATTTCGTCGCGCAGATGGACGCGGACCTGTCGCACCCGCCGGAGGCGCTGCCCGGCATGCTCGGCGCGCTGCTCTCCACCCAGGCCAGTGTGGTCATCGGCTCACGCTACGTGCCCGGCGGCGAGCTGGACGAGAACTGGCCGTTGTACCGGCGCGCGCTCAGCGGCTGGGCCAACCTCTATGTGCACACGCTGCTGCGGGTGCGGATCCGGGACCTGACCGCCGGCTTCAAGATCTGGCAGGCGGACGCGCTGCGCGACATCGGGCTGGAGCGGGTGCAGTCCAACGGCTACAGCTTCCAGGTGGAGATGCACTACCTCGCCACCAAGCTGGGGCACACCATCCTGGAGGTGCCGATCCGCTTCGAGGAGCGCCGGGACGGCGCCTCGAAGATGACCACCGCCACCAAGATCGAAAGTGCGCTGATGCCGTTCCGGCTGCGTAGCCGGCACCGCAACCTGGAGAGCTGA
- a CDS encoding SRPBCC family protein — MAIVEKVIEAPPQQVFDVLADGWTYSDWVVGTTHVRGVDDNWPQVDARLHHRAGPWPLSLQDASTVLACDAPHRLVLRAGIWPAGEAIVSFTLDPLDGGRTRIRIGEDFVAGPLHRICNWLNDVVLRLRNKETLNRLSDIATRRPSNR; from the coding sequence GTGGCGATCGTGGAAAAGGTGATCGAGGCACCCCCACAGCAGGTCTTCGACGTGCTCGCCGACGGGTGGACGTACAGCGACTGGGTGGTCGGCACGACGCACGTCCGCGGCGTGGACGACAACTGGCCGCAGGTGGACGCCCGGCTGCACCACCGGGCCGGGCCGTGGCCGTTGTCGCTGCAGGACGCCTCCACGGTGCTGGCCTGCGACGCCCCGCACCGGCTGGTGTTGCGGGCGGGAATCTGGCCGGCGGGCGAGGCGATCGTCTCGTTCACCCTGGATCCGCTCGACGGCGGGCGGACGCGGATCCGGATCGGCGAGGACTTCGTCGCCGGGCCGCTGCACCGGATCTGCAACTGGCTCAACGACGTGGTGCTGCGCCTACGCAACAAGGAGACGTTGAACCGGCTCTCCGACATCGCCACCCGCCGGCCGAGCAACCGGTGA
- a CDS encoding HAD-IIIA family hydrolase has translation MFTPRGVGNPPPVRRDHERDQCRSARVDPAAGRFPSGLYDAVLLDRDGTLIEDVPYNGDPEKVRPVPGAREALDRLRAAGLRLAVVSNQSGLARGCFTADELRRVNARVEELLGPFDSWQICPHGEPDGCACRKPAPGLVHAAARALGTTPTRCVLVGDIGADMIAAAAAGAAGILVPTPATRPAEVTAAPTVAGDLPGAVTEILRRIRLVAAPTGVPRRGTVLVARSDAAGDVLVTGPGIRAVAAAAERVVLLCGPRGRAAAELLPGVDEIIEWPLPWIDAPAGAVDPADLRRLTDRLAALDADEAVVFTSFHQSALPLALLLRMAGIPRISAISDDYPGSLLDVRHRVPDGVPEPERALSLAAAAGFALPAADEPGLRLRVDRLPPVPAGPGEPGYVVLHPGSSVETRACPPELAARIVRVLSAAGHRVVVTGGPDERELTARVAAAGGLDLGGCTGLGELAAVIARAGALVVGNTGPAHLAAALGVPVVSLFAPTVPFGQWGPYRVPAVRLGDAGAACRDTRATRCPVPGHPCLSAVEPGRVLEALRLLGVPADAPEPLVTGPAVSACGVVR, from the coding sequence ATGTTTACTCCTCGGGGGGTCGGGAACCCGCCGCCCGTGCGACGGGACCACGAGCGGGATCAGTGCAGGTCAGCCCGGGTTGACCCGGCTGCTGGCCGATTCCCGTCCGGCCTGTACGACGCGGTGCTGCTGGACCGGGACGGCACGCTGATCGAGGACGTGCCCTACAACGGCGACCCGGAGAAGGTCCGCCCGGTGCCCGGGGCGCGGGAGGCCCTGGACCGGCTGCGCGCGGCCGGCCTGCGCCTGGCGGTGGTCAGCAACCAGTCCGGCCTGGCCCGGGGCTGTTTCACCGCGGACGAACTGCGGCGGGTCAACGCCCGGGTGGAGGAACTGCTCGGGCCGTTCGACAGTTGGCAGATCTGCCCGCACGGCGAGCCGGACGGCTGTGCCTGCCGCAAGCCGGCCCCGGGCCTGGTGCACGCCGCCGCCCGGGCGCTCGGCACCACGCCGACCCGGTGCGTGCTGGTCGGCGACATCGGTGCCGACATGATCGCCGCCGCCGCGGCCGGCGCCGCCGGCATCCTGGTGCCCACCCCGGCCACCCGGCCGGCGGAGGTGACCGCCGCGCCCACGGTCGCCGGCGACCTGCCGGGCGCGGTCACGGAGATCCTGCGCCGGATCCGCCTCGTGGCCGCCCCCACCGGCGTGCCCCGGCGCGGCACGGTGCTGGTGGCGCGCAGCGACGCCGCCGGGGATGTGCTGGTCACCGGCCCCGGCATCCGCGCGGTCGCCGCCGCCGCGGAGCGGGTGGTGCTGCTCTGCGGGCCGCGTGGCCGGGCCGCCGCCGAACTGCTGCCCGGGGTGGACGAGATCATCGAGTGGCCGCTGCCGTGGATCGACGCCCCGGCCGGCGCGGTCGACCCGGCGGACCTGCGCCGTCTCACCGACCGGCTCGCCGCGCTCGACGCGGACGAGGCGGTCGTCTTCACCTCGTTCCACCAGTCGGCGCTGCCGCTCGCCCTGCTGCTGCGGATGGCGGGGATACCCCGGATCAGCGCGATCAGCGACGACTACCCGGGCTCCCTGCTCGACGTCCGGCACCGGGTGCCGGACGGGGTGCCGGAACCGGAGCGGGCGCTCTCCCTCGCCGCCGCCGCCGGCTTCGCGCTGCCCGCCGCCGACGAGCCGGGCCTGCGGCTACGCGTCGACCGGTTGCCGCCCGTCCCGGCCGGGCCCGGCGAGCCGGGGTACGTCGTGCTCCACCCCGGTTCCTCGGTGGAGACCCGGGCCTGCCCGCCCGAGTTGGCCGCCCGGATCGTCCGGGTGCTCAGCGCCGCCGGCCACCGGGTGGTGGTGACCGGCGGCCCGGACGAACGGGAACTGACCGCCCGGGTCGCCGCCGCCGGTGGCCTCGACCTGGGCGGGTGCACCGGGCTCGGCGAACTCGCCGCGGTCATCGCCCGGGCCGGTGCGTTGGTGGTCGGCAACACCGGGCCGGCGCACCTGGCCGCCGCGCTCGGCGTGCCGGTGGTCAGCCTGTTCGCCCCCACCGTCCCGTTCGGACAGTGGGGGCCGTACCGCGTGCCGGCCGTCCGGCTCGGTGACGCCGGTGCGGCGTGCCGGGACACCCGGGCCACCCGCTGCCCGGTCCCCGGCCACCCCTGCCTCTCCGCCGTCGAGCCGGGGCGGGTGCTGGAGGCGCTGCGGCTCCTCGGCGTACCCGCCGACGCGCCGGAGCCCCTGGTCACGGGACCGGCCGTCTCCGCCTGCGGGGTGGTGCGATGA